The sequence below is a genomic window from Ensifer adhaerens.
AGCGCAGGGAATGTTCCAGAACGATGGCTCCGAGCTGGAAGATGAGACCCGACTTTTCCGCGAGGGGGATGAAAACGTCCGGCGACACCGGCCCCTGTGGCGGCGTCCATCGCGCCAGCGCCTCGACGCCGACGATCGCTCCGTCATCGGCGGACACGACCGGCTGAAAGGCAACCTTGAGCGCATCGGCATTCAACGCTTCGCGCAACTGCGCCTCCAGCTCCGCCATGGCCTCGCGGTCCCGGTCCATGCTCGTCGAGAAGGCAACGCTCTGTCCCCGACCGGCCCCCTTGGCGCTATAGAGCGCCATATCGGCACGGCGGATCAATTCGAGGGCGTCTATATCCTGCGTGTAGGTGGCGTAGCCGACGCTGGCACCGATCTCCGCCGTGTGACCCGCAACTTGAAACGGCGACTTCAGCACTTGCAAGGCGGCCTCTGCGACCTCGCGCGGTCGCGTTCCACCTCGGCTGGCGAGCGCGAACTCATCTCCGCCGAAGCGTGCCGCAAACTCAAGTCCCGGGTGGCAATGGACCAGTCTGTTTGCGACGGCAGCGATGAGCTCATCCCCCACAAGATGACCCCACGTGTCGTTGACCGCCTTGAAACCATCGAGGTCGATCAGATGCAGCGTGAGTCCCTCGCCGCCGTTCACCCTGCCTAGATGCGACTGCAGCGCACGGATCATGCCCTTCCGGTTGAGCAGACCGGTGAGCGGATCCCGCATGCCATCCTGATCAGCTGCCGCCGCGAAACGGCGCAGGGCCAGCAATTCGGCATAGCCGGCAAAGACGGAGGTCGCCAGCAACAGGCCCAGAACCACCAGAGCCCCTGTCAAAGCCGGCCGCACCTCGTCATAGAGACGCGTGCCGAGATTGCGCCCAGGCCAGGCGAGATAGGCAAGAGGCTCGCCGCCTGCCCCGGTCAACGGCAAGCTCAGTTCATGCGCCGGCGGATGCGCAGTCAGGTGCAGGTCGGGCAGGAAGTAATCGGTCGCGATGACATCAATCATCGCCGGCGTCAGCAGCTTGAACATCGTCAGCACATTGTAGCGGCCGCCAGGAGGCACGTCGCGTGACGGCTGCAAGGCACGCGAGCCAACCAGCGCGACCGTTCCGGCCAGGGGATATATGTTGATGATGGAAGCTTGGTCGGGCGTGCTGGCCTGCCGGATCTGCCGGGCAAAGGCGTCGCCGAGGACCGCCACGGCGTCGAATTCCTTCCCCTTGAGATAGCTGGCGATCAGATTGCCCGCAGGGTCGGTCACCGCCAGACCGTCATAGAGCTGATAATCGGCGGAAATCTCACCCCAGTTGCTCCACATCCATTCCTTGCGGTTTTCGGACTGCATGGCGACGAAGGCTTCACGCCAGACTGCATTGTCCTCAAGGGTCCCCGAAAGCCGCCGACGGACAGAAAGAACAGCCGTCTGCGCCGCGCTCATGGCGCGGGAATCATCAATTTCATTCGCCTTGTCGCCCATCGCCTCAAGGACAAGAACAACCAGAAAAGCCAGGAAGAGTGCAACAATCAGGGTGCCTGCAATTGCAGCAGGCGCAATCCAGTTGCGCCAATCCCGAACGAGTTTTTCCGGAGACACTATCAATTTTCACCCCGAGCGTCAGACCGCGCGCACCGGCATCCCCCCACGAGACCCGGATACTGTGCCTTGATACAAAACCCGCATGAATAATACATTAATCCATTTGCATGTACTTAAGTACTTTCCATTTCAGCCCCGGCCTCCAACCGGAATTGCAAAAGGGCATCCTTTTACGGTAAATAGAACTGTACTTGCAAACAACGAATGTTCTTTGCTCCTGAGCAACTCCGGCCCCTTTCTGTCCGGTCGAGAGATTTGCAGCAGCCCTTGCAATCCGCGCCGAAATGCGTATAAGCCGCGCTTGATCGTTTAACCCGGTCTTATGGCTGGTGGCTGAACGGAGGGTCCGGACTGAAAAGTCCGACATGGAAGCAGAAGCTTTCCGGCCTCCCGTGTCTCCGCTCTCGACCGTATGAGACAAAACGCTTTTCTTGCCGCCCTTCGACAGAGGGGCAATTGAACAGTCGTTGAGGCTTGGCGCCATGCCCGGGTTTTGATCGAAACGCAAGAAAGGCAAAATACAATGGCACTTTACGAACATGTATTCCTTGCCCGCCAGGACGTGACCCCGCAGCAGGTCGAAGGCCTTGTAGAAAACTACAAGGGCGTGATCGAAGCAAACGGTGGCAAGGTCGGCCGGGTCGAGAACTGGGGCCTCAAGTCCCTCACCTACCGCATCAAGAAGAACCGCAAGGCTCACTACGTCCTGATGGACATCACGGCTCCGGCAGCAGCGATCCAGGAAATGGAACGCCAGATGCGCATCTCGGAAGACGTCCTTCGTTACATGACCGTTTCGGTCGAAGCACACGAAGAAGGCGCATCCGCCATGATGCAGAAGCGCGACCGTGATGACCGTCCGCGTCGTGATGGCGACCGTCCGGACCGTGGCCCGCGCGAAGGCGGCTTCAACCGCGATCGCGGTGACCGCGACGACCGTCCGCGCCGTCCGCGCGAAGACCGTGCATAAGGAGATATGACCATGGCTGATGCATCTTCCCCGGCACGTCGCCCGTTCCACCGCCGTCGTAAGACGTGCCCCTTCTCCGGCGCCAACGCTCCGAAGATCGACTACAAGGACGTTCGTCTCCTGCAGCGCTACATTTCCGAGCGCGGCAAGATTGTTCCGTCCCGCATCACGGCTGTTTCGCAGAAGAAGCAGCGCGAGCTGGCCAAGGCCATCAAGCGCGCGCGCTTCCTCGGCCTGCTGCCCTACGTTCTGGCCTAAGGCCAGTCTGAGTTCCGGCGGAGGCTTCGCAAGAGCCTCTGCCGATCCCTTCCGCGATGGGCGCGGATCGGAACAACGCAAAACCCATGTTGGGATTGAACGGCACGAGCCGCGTCCCTAACTGCCAGCGGAACCCCAACGGCAGGACAGCGAGATGAAGATGACCCTGGACTTTAAATCGATCGCGATCGGCGCACTCGCCGGATTGACGTCAGCACTTCTCGTGCTGGCCGCGACGACGCATCTGTCCGCCTCCATCGTTTTCCTCATTCTTGCGGGAATGCCCGTCTTCATCGCGGGCCTCGGCTTTGGCGTTGTGGCCGCAGGCGCAGCGCTCGCAGCCAGCTTTCTGGTCCTGGCCTTCACCGTTTCACCGCTTTTCGCCGTCTCCATTCTGGCGCTGCCCCAGCTGCCTGCTGTCTGGATGTCGCGGCTGGCCAATTTCGCGCGCCCGGCTGAAGAGCTTGGCGGCCCGACCAATGTCATGGCCTGGTATCCGTTGGCCGATATGATGATGCGGCTGTGTGCTCTCGTTGCCGTCGCAGTGGCGCTGACGCTTCTCGCAACCGGCTATAGCCGCGGAACAGCGACGGACATCATTGGAGCAGCAACGAAAGCGCTGAGCGCACAAGATCCGACATTCAGCATGGATTCGGCCGTTCTGGCGCAGGTCACTGCCTTCTACTACTACCTCCTGCCGCTCAATCAGGCCGTGATGTCGGTCATCACCATTTTCGCAGCCTATTACTTCTCGGCGATCATCGTGCGGACGACGACCCAGGCCCTGCGGCCGCGCGAGGACATGCCGTCTGCGCTGCGCATGAACCGCGACAGCATCTACGTTCTTGGGATGGGCCTGACGCTGCTGATTGCCGGCATGGTCACGCATAACAACGTACTGACCATCGTCGGTTCCTCGATCTCGGGCGCGTTTGGCGGTGGCTTCCTGCTGGCGGGCCTTGCCGCTTTTCATCTGAAGAGCCGCGGCAAATCCTGGCGGATGCCGGCGCTCATTCTCGCCTATCTCACCATTTCGCTGACCGGCATCGTCTTCCTGATTGTCGGCCTGCTCGATACCCGCCGCGCCATCGCGCTTACGCCCGTGGCCGGCACACCTAAAGACAAGAATTCAACTGATACCTCGAACACCTGAAAGGAACATCACGATGGAAGTCATTCTTCTTGAGCGCATCTCCAAGCTCGGCCAGATGGGCGAAACCGTAAAGGTTCGCGACGGCTACGCTCGCAACTACCTGCTGCCGCTCGGCAAGGCGCTGCGCGCCAACGCTGCCAACAAGGCCCGTTTTGAAAACGAGCGCGCAACGCTCGAAGCCCGCAACCTCGAGCGCAAGTCGGAAGCCCAGAAGGTCGCTGAATCCCTCGACGGCAAGTCCTTCATCGTCGTTCGCTCCGCTGGCGAAACCGGCCAGATGTACGGCTCGGTCGCTGCCCGCGACATCGTCGAAATCCTCGGCAACGAAGGCTTCACGATCGCCCGTAACCAGGTTGAACTCAACAACCCGATCAAGGCCATCGGCCTGCACAAGGTCGAGCTGCACCTGCATGCCGAAGTCACGGTTTCGATCGAGCTGAACGTTGCCCGTTCGGCTGAAGAAGCCGAGCGTCAGGCCAAGGGTGAAGACCTCACCTCGGCGGAAGCCATCTACGGCGTTGACGAAGACGCGCTGCGTCCGGAAGACTTCTTCAATCCGGAAGCTGAATACGAAGACGAAGACGAAAACGCCTGATCGTTCTCGAACTTCTCACTTTCTGCGAGGCCCGGATGGAACCATCCGGGCCTTTCTTCGTTTGGGCATTCTCGCAGACGACTGCCTTTTGGGCATTCGGGTCGCCCGGCGCAAATTTAATCGTCTGGTAAGAAATTCGGTTGATTCGCGTCAAAAAGTTTGTAATCCTTAGTATCAATACCGGTGACTATTTGGATTGCGTGTTTCTGATCCGCGCTGGTGAGAGCGTCCCCCGCTCTTCGGTCAGGCGTCTGCCGCCCGGCAGACAACTCCCCTCAAGCGCTCCAGCGGCCGAGCCCGCTCGAAAAGGATGGACATGCGCGCGCCGGTATTGCGGTCGCTCTCAAGGACCGCTGAGCTAGGGTGTCTGGTTTTCTGAGCGGGATTTCGGCGAAACTACCATTCGCCTTCGCCGACCCGCTACCGCGCGGAGAGGCAAGCATGTACCGATTTCTCGACAGATTTCTTTCGCGATCCATTCTCAAGGGCAATCTTTCCATCACGGCATCGGACGGAAAGACGTATCGCTATGGGGACGGCACCGGCGCGCCGGTCCACGCCCTTCTGACTGATGCCGCAACCGAAAACCTGCTGCTGCTCGACCCGGCACTGAGGTTGGGCGAATGCTACATGCAGGGCTCGCTGAAGATGCTGGAAGGCACGATCTACGATTTCCTGCAGGTGACGCTGTCCAACATGCCGGGCAGTGTCGAGACGAAGAATTCCTTTGCGAAACTGGCGCTGTCGATGCGCAATTTCGGCGCTCTGGTCGGGCGCGGCAACAATTTCATGCGGGCGCGCCGCAATGTGCAGCATCACTATGACCTGTCGGGGGCACTCTACGACCTCTTCCTCGACGACGACCGGCAATATTCCTGTGCCTACTTTCCGACGCCGGAGACGACGCTGGACGAAGCGCAATTTGCCAAGAAGCGGCATATTGCCTCCAAGCTCAACTTCAGCCGACCGGGCCTTTCGACGCTCGACATCGGCTGCGGCTGGGGCGGGATGGGACTTTACCTCGCAAGCACCTTCGGCGCGAAGGTGACGGGCGTCACGCTTTCCGACGAGCAGCTGGCGATTGCCAACAAGCGGGCCGTCGCCAACGGCCTTTCGGGTCGCGCCGAGTTCCTGCTCAAGGACTACCGTCATCTCGACCGCAAGTTCGACCGCATCGTCTCGGTCGGCATGTTCGAGCATGTCGGCAAGAAGGGCTTCAACGAATATTTCGAGAAGGCGGCGGCGCTTCTCAACGACGATGGCGTGATGCTGATGCACACCATCGGCCAAGCCACGCCCCCCTCTGCGACAAACCCCTTCATCGAGAAATACATCTTCCCGGGCGGCTACATTCCGTCCATGTCTGAAGTGTTGCCGGCGATCGAACGTTCGGGCCTGATGCTGACCGATGTCGAAATCCTGCGTTACCATTATGCGGAAACGCTGAAGCATTGGCGCGCCCGTTTCCTGGCCCATTGGGAGGATGCGGCAAAGCTCTATGACGAGGAATTCTGCCGGATGTGGGAGTTCTACCTTGCGTCCTCGGAGGCCGCCTTCCGCTTCCTCGACCTCAATGTCTTCCAGTTCCAGCTGGTCAAGCAGCGCGACGCCCTGCCGATGACCCGCGACTACATGGTGGATACGGAGCGCTCGCTGATTGCGGCGGAACAGACGGACATCAAGGCAGCGGCGGAGTAATCACCCCGTCGCCCGCCGAAGTTGGAAGGAGGCCTTGCGGCCTCCTTCTGTCGTTTCAGAACGGCGCATCGATATCCACGACGCAGACCAGCTTATGATTGACGAATTCCTTGATGCCGAGGCCGATGAGTTCGCGGCCATAGCCGGAGCGGCGAATGCCGCCGAAGGGCAGATCGGCTTTCACCATCGTCGGATGGTTGACGAAGACCATGCCGGTGGAGATCTGGCTGGCGACTGCCGCGCCGCGTTTCAGGTCGCGAGTGAAGACGGAACCGCCGAGACCAAAGGGCGAGTCATTGGCGATCTCGATCGCCTC
It includes:
- a CDS encoding cyclopropane-fatty-acyl-phospholipid synthase; this translates as MYRFLDRFLSRSILKGNLSITASDGKTYRYGDGTGAPVHALLTDAATENLLLLDPALRLGECYMQGSLKMLEGTIYDFLQVTLSNMPGSVETKNSFAKLALSMRNFGALVGRGNNFMRARRNVQHHYDLSGALYDLFLDDDRQYSCAYFPTPETTLDEAQFAKKRHIASKLNFSRPGLSTLDIGCGWGGMGLYLASTFGAKVTGVTLSDEQLAIANKRAVANGLSGRAEFLLKDYRHLDRKFDRIVSVGMFEHVGKKGFNEYFEKAAALLNDDGVMLMHTIGQATPPSATNPFIEKYIFPGGYIPSMSEVLPAIERSGLMLTDVEILRYHYAETLKHWRARFLAHWEDAAKLYDEEFCRMWEFYLASSEAAFRFLDLNVFQFQLVKQRDALPMTRDYMVDTERSLIAAEQTDIKAAAE
- a CDS encoding diguanylate cyclase (GGDEF) domain-containing protein (manually curated), giving the protein MSPEKLVRDWRNWIAPAAIAGTLIVALFLAFLVVLVLEAMGDKANEIDDSRAMSAAQTAVLSVRRRLSGTLEDNAVWREAFVAMQSENRKEWMWSNWGEISADYQLYDGLAVTDPAGNLIASYLKGKEFDAVAVLGDAFARQIRQASTPDQASIINIYPLAGTVALVGSRALQPSRDVPPGGRYNVLTMFKLLTPAMIDVIATDYFLPDLHLTAHPPAHELSLPLTGAGGEPLAYLAWPGRNLGTRLYDEVRPALTGALVVLGLLLATSVFAGYAELLALRRFAAAADQDGMRDPLTGLLNRKGMIRALQSHLGRVNGGEGLTLHLIDLDGFKAVNDTWGHLVGDELIAAVANRLVHCHPGLEFAARFGGDEFALASRGGTRPREVAEAALQVLKSPFQVAGHTAEIGASVGYATYTQDIDALELIRRADMALYSAKGAGRGQSVAFSTSMDRDREAMAELEAQLREALNADALKVAFQPVVSADDGAIVGVEALARWTPPQGPVSPDVFIPLAEKSGLIFQLGAIVLEHSLRFAKARPALDIAVNVSPTQLCAPDFASGVAAILEREKFDPHRLILEVTEGVLFDSPVQARRAIEALRSIGIRFALDDFGAGYASIGTLRHFTFDRLKLDRSLAQGLETERGRAVLNATVSLADALAIPVIVEGVETAEQAAYLRQRGCQFLQGYYFGKPVTSEEFDRLPERMVRTG
- a CDS encoding SSU ribosomal protein S18P — translated: MADASSPARRPFHRRRKTCPFSGANAPKIDYKDVRLLQRYISERGKIVPSRITAVSQKKQRELAKAIKRARFLGLLPYVLA
- a CDS encoding LSU ribosomal protein L9P; protein product: MEVILLERISKLGQMGETVKVRDGYARNYLLPLGKALRANAANKARFENERATLEARNLERKSEAQKVAESLDGKSFIVVRSAGETGQMYGSVAARDIVEILGNEGFTIARNQVELNNPIKAIGLHKVELHLHAEVTVSIELNVARSAEEAERQAKGEDLTSAEAIYGVDEDALRPEDFFNPEAEYEDEDENA
- a CDS encoding small subunit ribosomal protein S6 yields the protein MALYEHVFLARQDVTPQQVEGLVENYKGVIEANGGKVGRVENWGLKSLTYRIKKNRKAHYVLMDITAPAAAIQEMERQMRISEDVLRYMTVSVEAHEEGASAMMQKRDRDDRPRRDGDRPDRGPREGGFNRDRGDRDDRPRRPREDRA